Proteins co-encoded in one Haloarcula pelagica genomic window:
- a CDS encoding phosphatase PAP2 family protein, with translation MTRAVGISDLLSSLPGVVVVLFALVTQLGDFWLTFSLSALLYWLGAQTPRIGHGVTRERAAMVVALLAAAVAVTVSLKGLFGLPRPAGAGVAAHADSLPAAVRGLYVSMATGEGYGFPSGHATTAVLVWGGLAWSVRIGRHRQRVAVAAGLALLIGLSRLVLGVHFLVDVLAGFAAAGAVLWLALTRLRTPDRVFGLAAVVAAVGIGTSGLTQNAAAALGIGVGGAIIWRLLGGQSPAATPAGARLTAALGVAVVLTAAGATLAVRPAPLATGLAAAVGTALLLAMPLAGERLAKK, from the coding sequence GTGACCCGCGCCGTCGGTATCAGCGACCTCCTGTCGTCGCTCCCGGGGGTCGTCGTGGTCCTGTTCGCCCTGGTGACGCAACTGGGTGACTTCTGGCTGACGTTCTCGCTGTCGGCGCTGCTGTACTGGCTCGGGGCACAGACGCCGCGTATCGGCCACGGTGTCACCCGCGAGCGGGCGGCGATGGTCGTCGCACTGTTGGCCGCGGCCGTCGCCGTGACCGTTTCGCTGAAAGGTCTCTTCGGGCTGCCGCGACCGGCCGGTGCCGGCGTGGCGGCCCACGCTGACTCCCTGCCCGCCGCCGTCAGGGGCCTGTACGTCTCGATGGCGACCGGCGAGGGCTACGGCTTCCCCAGCGGGCACGCGACGACTGCGGTGTTGGTCTGGGGCGGTCTGGCGTGGTCAGTTCGGATCGGCCGGCACCGCCAGCGGGTGGCGGTCGCCGCCGGCCTGGCGCTGTTGATCGGGCTCTCGCGGCTCGTGCTCGGCGTCCACTTCCTCGTGGACGTGTTGGCCGGGTTCGCCGCCGCAGGGGCGGTGCTGTGGCTGGCGCTGACACGACTCCGAACGCCCGACCGCGTGTTCGGGCTGGCTGCCGTCGTCGCGGCCGTCGGCATCGGTACGAGCGGACTAACCCAGAACGCCGCTGCGGCACTGGGGATCGGCGTCGGCGGTGCGATCATTTGGCGGCTCCTCGGCGGACAGAGTCCGGCGGCGACGCCGGCGGGTGCCCGGCTGACAGCGGCACTGGGCGTCGCCGTCGTCCTCACCGCGGCCGGCGCCACCCTCGCGGTTCGGCCGGCGCCGCTGGCGACCGGTCTCGCGGCCGCCGTCGGGACGGCGCTCTTGCTGGCGATGCCACTGGCCGGCGAGCGGCTCGCGAAAAAATGA